A single window of Triplophysa rosa linkage group LG2, Trosa_1v2, whole genome shotgun sequence DNA harbors:
- the LOC130548269 gene encoding serine/threonine-protein kinase pim-2-like, with the protein MLTGRAMDRENLKADRYYAELATVWSLGTLAYEMIHGHEKKKGKEPKLDSSLSRECRDFISECLQRNPLHRMSLKELMAHEWINGVEEGPSDPDVSEPVPRPFHVGHTAEVELPGPTTAPLDSTYQVNEKQMFEGAFMMTRKSAGRRKETAGV; encoded by the exons ATGTTAACAGGACGAGCCATGGACCGTGAAAACCTGAAGGCCGACAGATACTACGCAGAATTAGCAACGGTTTGGTCTCTTGGCACACTGGCGTATGAGATGATTCATGGACACGAGAAAAAAAAGGGCAAAGAACCCAAGCTGGACTCCAGTTTATCCAGAg AATGTCGTGACTTCATCAGCGAGTGCTTGCAGAGAAATCCACTGCACAGAATGAGTCTGAAGGAATTGATGGCACATGAGTGGATAAACGGAGTCGAGGAAG GCCCATCAGACCCAGACGTGTCTGAGCCCGTCCCACGTCCATTTCATGTGGGACACACGGCTGAGGTCGAGTTACCTGGGCCAACTACAG cACCACTTGATTCCACGTATCAAGTAAATGAAAAGCAGATGTTCGAAGGAGCTTTTATGATGACTCGAAAATCTGCTGGCAGAAGA AAGGAAACTGCAGGCGTTTAA